AAATAAAAGGAAAAAACTTATTGAATTTTTAAAATGGTTTGAGAGTAGAAAAAATCGGGAAATCGATCCATGGAGGGAATTCTATGAAGAGCTTATTGAACCTGGCCTTCTTCCTTCGGAGCCTTTTAAACACGTCAAGTATGCTTTCATTGGCAATCATAAAGAGGGTGTGATACCGTCTCCTGTATTTCCAATTGATGAATTCAGATATGCAGAGATATACGAACTAAGACTTGAGACAGACGCACAAAAAAAAGCTATAGCAAACCTTCTAAACAATGAAGGAGAGATAATCTTTGCCAGTCCTGATGAAATAAGGCGGGGCGCTACAGAAAAAGGAGAAATCATATTACCACATACGTTTAAAATTTTACCACGATGATTAGTTTGAGTGACAAAAAAACACAAATTGATGACATTCTTGATAAGATGGCAGAAAATTTGCAACTTGGAGACTCCAGGTATGACCGAATGAAACAGCATTATGAAGCTGTAAAGAACTGGATTGAGAAAGATGAAAAATTTTTCAAGCCATTTGCTTATGAAGTTTATCCTCACGGATCAGTACGCATCTTAACAACCGTAAAGCCTATTGGCAAAGATGAGTTCGACCTGGATATTGCCTTGCATCTTAAGACCTCTCATATTTCACACACGCCTCAAAAAATCTACATAGAACTAAAACGCAGGCTAATGGAGCATGAGAAATACAAAGAAATACTGGAGGCTAAAAACAGGTGCTTACGGTTAAAGTATCATGGAGACTTCCACATGGACATATTGCCTGGTATCCAAGAATTTGATTGGGATGACGATAGGCTCTGCATCCCAGATCGATCTTTAGGACTTTGGGTTAGCAGTAACCCCCGTGGATATGCGAAATGGTTTTTGGATAAGGCCAATTCTGTTAAGACTAGTTTACTGGAAAAAGCTCTTCAAGCAGAGAACATACCAGCAGATAATTTTCGATACAAAAAGCCGTTACAGCGTGCTGTCCAGCTAATAAAGAGGTACAGAGATGTATATTTCCAAAAGGATGCGACGTATAAAACCTCCAGCATCATTTTAACAACAATTGCAGGACAATACTATGACGGGGAGGATAGTATTTTTGATACTGTCGAAGGCATAGTTAATCGTATGTCAGAAAACATTCAATACTTGCCTGATCGTATAAAAATACTAAACCCGGTAAATCAACAGGAAGACTTTACTGATAAATGGGATAAAGAGCCGGCCTTTTATGAAGCATTTAAAAACTTCCTACATCATTTATACAATGAGTGGCAAGAATTGAAAAAGGAGCATGGAGTCCTTCAGGAAGGGCAAATATTGAAAGGTTTGTTTGGTAGCGACCTCTTTATAAATGCTCAACGAAGTCAAGTTGAGCAACTGGAAGATTTCAGAAGGCAGAAGGCTATTGGAATCAGTCGAGGTTCAGGCAATATAGTTCAAGTGGGAACATCATCAAGCACACTTATCAAAAATAACACTTTTTATGGTTACTAATGCGTTATTCAAATAGCATATTGAATCCTAAAACTGTACTCGTTCAAGCACAGGCTATACGTAGCAGATGGCCTGGGTTTAATGTCACAGTATCAAGCGGCAGACTGAAAGCGATCGGAAGCTTACAGCCTACTTCGCGAAGCAGCGCATATAGCATAAAAGTTATTTATTCTCTCAATCAGCATCCTGACATATTTGTACTTGATCCTAAGCTAAAGCGCAATCTTAATGACGAGAAAATCCCGCATATGTATTCGCAGGAGAAACTCTGTCTTTATCGACCTTTATACGGCGAGTTTAAGTTCAGCGATCTGATCAGCGAAACTATCATCCCATGGGCATGTCTTTGGTTATACCATTACGAGATCTGGCACTTGACCGGCGACTGGTTGGGAGGAGGAGAACATCCAAATGAGTAAGTTTAAGTCCTAATCGAACAGCTTTTTCTGTTAAAATGGGAACAAACTTAATTGAGGATTGATGATCGCTGCTTGTTCTTTAATAACGGGGGGATAAAATACGCCAATGATAACAAACGGGTTTAGAGATCTCTTTAAATGCCACTCTTTTGTTGTTCCTAAAAACAAATAAATATCCCTTTTTATAAAATTATCCCAATATTGCTCTCTCACTTTTGCCAATGCAACCTTTTCACTTTTATGTTTCTTTAAACAATTAAAATACAATTGGCCTATCTCCCAATCCTCTATCATCAATCTAGGTTGTTTTCCATTTTCATCCTCAAATTTATAAAAAAATTTATACGGAATCTTTTCTATGAGCTTCCGTGGCGCATGGTTTGTTTCGAGTGATGAGAACAAATCAAGCTGGGCTAATTGGTCTTTCCATTCCTTTTTCCATTCCCGATCATCCTCTTCAATTTCAAAGCGGATAAGTTTATGCGGTTTGAATGTTGCTAATGAAGTGTTTGTAGGTGCTCTAGAGTCTTCAATCAATTTATCAATACTCGTGTATAGATTTTTAGTGCACACCTGCTTTCTTAGATTCCATGCTATGTTCTTAGACTTAGTGGATCCTTGTATTGCTATACTTTCTTTAACCACAATATCAGAAAAATCGTAATTTCTAGGAGAGTGACTCTCAGGTCGAAAATCATCCCGACGTCTTTGGACGTCTAGTTCTATCCAAGTGAACTTGTATGTAGTTACAATTCCGTCCTTTCTCAACCCGGACAAGAACTTAAACGGGACAGGATAGATTCTAATCCATGTTCCGTCCTCTAAAATACCGGCTGTGCAAACTAGCTCATCATAGCTTCTTGATGGTAATGGATAGGTTGTTACGGTGATAAGGATCTTTTTTCTTGTTACCAAGTTAAATATGCTTAAGTTCATAATCCCACTCCTCGAGGTGGGTGATAGCTTCAGCCAAAGGTTTACGATGACATTGGCAAATGTTAGCTTCAAAGCAAGTTAGCGCAATTCTGTGATATTTTTGCAATAATGTGAAAATTTTTTTTTGACTTGAAAGGGTTTCCTTAATAACGGATTTTTTGTATTCATCAAAAAGCTCATCATAATCCTTTTGAGAGTTAAGCTCTTGTCTGAACTCTGATTTGATACCCACTTCAGGAAAGTGTGTATACTCGATTCCTACCGATTCACACCCATTTTTTAGTTGAGATTTGGAAAAACCAAACTTCATGCTGGCAGCATTATTCCTCACATCACACAGCAGTTTAATGTTATTTTTAATCAATTTGTTGATGTATTCTTCCAAAGACAGTCCCTCATAACCGATTGTAAATAAAACCGTGGTATTATCAGTTGGCCTTGATTTTACCACCTTGTTATATTGTTCTTCTGTCAATAACCTTTTAGCGACCAAACTATTTATGGCGTAATATGGATGGGAGATATAGGTAGTTCTCATCAACTCCTCATTTGTTTTTTTGCCATATATTCTCTTGATGTCCTTAATAACTTTTTGGTCGGCGACTTTAAGTTGTTTTAAGTAATCGACGTCTGATATATAACTAATTGAATTTTCTTCAATATGCACAATATTGTACTTATTCAAAGTTTTGAGGTCAGACATACTTTGAAACGAATAGCAGCCGTATTTATACGGAACAAAATGGTAACTGCTAGAGCTTTGAGACCTAGTGACTAAAAAGAGCAATTTTTGCAACTGTATTTTATCCAGTACATTGCCAAATTGCTGTAATAACCCCAACAACAGCTTTCTTCTGTAAAACATTTTGCAAAGATAGGAACAATGCACTAGAATCTCTCATATTGATAATCTCGAAGAATGTTGATATACTCGTCAATTATCGTATAAGATATATAAAACAGTTTGAGAAAGAAGGGCCAAGAAATACGTTAATAAAACAACTTGCCCAGCAAAAAAAAAAAACGCACATCAGCAAGTTGGATTTAGGTTCTAAAAGGACTTTATAAGCACTTAAGGCGCGGCAAAAAAAAGCCCCTTGATTTTTGGTAAAAATCGAAGGGGCTAAAAATTGGCATATTGTAAGTTCTCAGCTATACAACAGATTTACCGCCTTTTTAAACTTCTCGTTCAAGCACTTTTCTTTAGCGTACCTCACCAAACACTCATTAAAAAAGATAGCGTTATGGTTAAAGCATAATTGTTCTGCAAAAACATGTCGGCTTTTAATCATATCATATTTCAAACGTTTAATGAGTTTTTCCGTTTCCCCTGCAAGATGAAGCCAAAAGTTAAATGTTATGATACTTTTGCTGCTCCATTCGTTTTCATAAACTGCCCTATTCTCAGATAGACTAACGCAAAAGGAGGATGTATATTCCAAAAGCGGTGCTATTTCTTCGGGAAAAAGCTGATGTATCAATTTGGCTTTATCCGTGTTTGTTAACTCATCTATCGATTTCATAATAAAACCGCGCCCTTTGTACGGTTGCGCTTCCGCTTAAGTTAAAACGTTAATTCAATGCAGCCGCGCCCACCTGCGCAAAGCCGTTACAAAGATCAAAGGCCGTCTGTGTCTGTTGCTGGGAAATTCCCCACATAAGGGACTTTAGTTTGTTTTCTCCGCTACCGTAATCATGAACATTTTGCAGATAGCGTGGGATAAGCTCCTGACGCCTTATCGATATTACTATCGGTAGGTTTCCCTGAACTCTCCCCCGAACCGTACGTACAACTCTCGCTGTATACGGCTCTCCACATAATATATGCAGTCTATTCACCGTTGTGGATTTTTCTATGGCAATCGTGACAGACCGCCAGTGTTTTCCTTCTTCTTGCCATCATGACCAACTCCCAAGGTTGCTTGCCCTCGACATCTTTCATTTTCCTGATGTGGTGCATTTCCAATTGTCCATTTGCCTCACATAACTCGCATTTCTCTGCTTTCAATCTGTCAATCAAGCTTGTAATAGACCTTGTGAAGTATACATCTGGGTGGTTATCCACCTTGTTGTCTTTAATAGCTTCGGTGTTTCTTTTGAAACCTTTGTTATAGAATACACGTTTGAGAGTTTTGCCCTTTTTGTTTTTATAGAATACAGTAAAGTCCTTGTCATGCATGTATTTGTTGAGGATTTTATGTACAGATGACTTGTACTTGGCCGCAAAGGTTCGGTACAGGCTGTATTCCATGATATAACCAAAGTGATTAATCTGTTTGAGATTGTTCACTAATGAATAGTAATTGTAAAAGCCCCGTACTTCAGAGTTGTATCTTGTTAAGATTTCGAGGTCATCGTTATTTATAAGTGAACCTCTATGCAATGGTTTCCAGACTTCTTTACCATTGTGATATTTTACCTGTACCCGACGGTAGTAGAGTAATTTTTTCAGTATGGTTGAACGGGACACCCTTAGCATAACTCGTTTGTTGTGGGCTTTCTTTAAAAAGCCATTCTTGTCTCTCATGCGCAAGTCAGACCTTTGGACAGTGATTTCATAACCGAGGAATATTGCAGGTTTCTTTGAATGGGTAATCAGTGTCTTTTCGTCTGAAAGAGACAGCTTTAATTTTTCATTTAAGAAGTTTTTAATATCCTCTTTAATGAGCTTGCATTCGTCTTTTGAACCGATGACACCTATTATAAAGTCATCTGCGTACCTCACATATTTCAATCGCCTGTAGTTTGCATCCATTTCGTTGCAGCGTTCGATAGAAAGTCTTTTTATCTCAAGCATTCTAATCTCCTTTTTCAGGAGCACTCTCTCATTTTCATCTTTTTCAAGTTTCAATTTCCCGAGCAGATAGGATTTTCGGTATACATTATTCTTGGCAATCTTTGTAATTTGTCGCCTCTTTCCCTTGTCGAACCTTGTAGCATAATCTTTCATGTACTTATCCAGTTTATCAAGGTAGATATTTGCCAGTATGGGGCTTATAATACCACCTTGTGGAGTTCCACTGTAAGTTCTGTGATAGACCCAATCTTCAATGTATCCCGCATTAAGGAACTTCCGTATAAGTCTGATGAACCTGTCATCTGTTATCCGTTCCCGTAAGATGTTCAGCAGTACCTCATGATTGATATTATCGAAGAAACCTTTAATGTCCCCTTCAATGAACCATGCTGCGCCGCTAAAAGTCTTTTTGACCTGTACCAGTGCAGTATGGCAACTCCTCTGAGGTCTGAAACCGTGAGAGCTATATTCAAACTGCTTCTCGAATATGGCTTCAAGTATCATCCGAATAACCTCCTGCACCAATTTATCGTCAAAAGACGGAATACCTAAAGGGCGTTTCTGACCATTTTTCTTGGCTATATAAACCCTTCGTGATGGATTGGGCTGATACGTTTCATCTCTGATAGTATCAATTAGCTTTTCAATCCGTTGTAAGCTCATACCGTCAATTGTGGTATCATTTGAGCCTTTGGTCATGTTTCCTGCTTTAGCATAGATCTTTTGGTAAGCAGTGTAGTACATTTCCACATTGAAAAGAATGCGATAGAGCCTTTCAAATTTGTAACCTGAAATTCTACTATGCTTCGATAGACTGTTTAATACAGATTCTGGATTTCTCATAATGTCTCTCACATTTTCCTTTATTTGTATTAAAAATATTAGCTGCCTCCCTTCGCCATGTACAGGGCTTTCCCCTGCTCGGACTACTACGGAGGCTCCGTTGCCATGTCGGATATTCAGAGACTGCTCTCATAGCCACGCCAGTGGCTTTCCGATTTAGGTCAATCCCCGTTTAGAAGTGCAATAACATAGCTCGATTAGATTGTCGGATATGACTTATCCTTTACTACTTATTGTAGTCGTGCCGATAGTCTGTTCATGCCCTACTTCCAAACAGGCGAGAAGTGGGTACTATCAGAGTGACGATTTTAGTTGCCTTACGTCAATGCTAGTGCCGTTGCCACTCGGATCATCATTCAATCAGATTCGATTTTATCCTCATATCTATTCATTTCATCTTCCCAATTCAGTCGCAACCTGACAACTGGTTGACTTTTTGGATTCACCGACATGCTACACTCCCTGTCCAGTTTCCCTTCCAGATAAGTCGGTTGATGATAGGCTTCAAAGAACACTCGCCTAATACCTCGCTACAGGTATATTTATTGCACATCCAGTACGGGCGCATCCGTGACCGCATTATAACAGCCATACAGCGTCCCGTTTGTTGTTGGGTCAACCTGAGAAGGGTTATTAAAAGCATAGGCTAAAACAGCATCAATTTTTTTATTGAACTGGGTCGATAGTTCTTCTTCTTTCTCGCCCAATATCTTGTCCAATGCCTCTTTACTGGGAGCTAAGGCCAATTGTATCAAGCGTTTGAGATTGGTGTCTGTAATACGGACTTTTGACCAGTGGTTGAAAATCTCCTGAAGTTCACAACTAACCGTACGGCTTATCCCTAACAGCTTATGTGCCTTTTTCAGCTTCTCGTGTGCACTGACTGTATGCCGTATCTTAACAATCCTTTCTGTCGTCCGAAGGGCTGCATTAAGGCTGTTGTTGCAAACGATCCTGATCGGTGTAAATGCAGCTGTAATACTGTTTGTCCCGTCATGCGCAGTGGTAAGGAAAACATATTGATCGATAAGATCATCACGGCCGACCCTGATAAAGTCAGGCAACTTAGCTGTGATAAATATACGCTCCCCCTTTCCCAAAGCCCCGGCCGTTTCATACAGAATCCCATTCTTTGCCCCGACAATGCTATCAAAAAACTCGAATGCAAAAGCGTTCTGTACCACTTCATAATCTTTCCCCACATGCTCGCCCAAAACTTCCTCATTGTCGGTTCTATAGGTAAAAAAACTATTTTCTGAAAACCGTTCTTTTCCGCTCGGGAAAACCTGCATGTTGGGTGATTTCGCAACTTCATAGTTAAGCCCCGCACATTTTATGGCTTCCTCGCTTGTAGGATAATCCTGCAATATTGTACCTAGACTATGCCAAGGGATTTCCTTCACACTGAAAAAAGAATGTTCTCCTGTAGTGCCATTATAATTGATGTTGTGTCCCATTTCCTTTAATTTTAGTATTACTATTTGTGGTCGTACCTGCATACTCACAGATAAAGGCCGTTAACTGAACTTGAAACTCTCCAGGGTTTTCTTCTCTGAATTCTTCCCCGTAACCTTCCCAATACAGTCCGTCCAAATACTCTAAAAATGCTGTTTCCATAGCATAAGTGATTAATTTGCCCCTTGCCGTAAATGACAAGGGGCATTGATAACTAAGCAGGCAATTGGATTTCACCTTCAATCTCGGCTAATCTATCCATACAAAGTGTGTTGATGTATTCGGCTACTTTCTTGATGATGTACGGATTTTTAGTGATAAACTCCCTCCGCTTATCGTCCTCAATCGATAGTACGCATCCCTGAAAATGGTTGCTGTCAGTTTCTTCCGCATCGTCTTTTTGGGCGACTTCGAAAGCATTGAGTGTATCAATGGTATCGATCAGCTTATCCCGCTGGATTTTCCTACGATGCAATTCTTCCACGAGCTTTAAGGTGCTTTCTAAGTTCAGCGCAAGTTTTTCCAATCTGGGAGCCGTTTCTGTCGCTTTCTGCTCTTTTTGCTCTGCTATTGGAGAAGCTTCTTTTTTTGCGTCTACAGCATTCTCTTGCTGTTTTTCCTGAGGCAAAGAAGGCTTTATATTGCCCTGTGGTTTAACTCCATTTTGTGCACTGTTTTTTACAATATTCTCCAAATTGCTTTTGCTGTTTATTTCTGTAGTTTTCATGATTTCTTTTTTGATGTCAATAATTCCGTTTATGTAATTTCCTTTCTTGGGCAGAGCGAGCGGAAAACCGCTTCAATCTGCTGTTAGCTCAGTGGGGGGCTTCTGCCTTTAATTTTTTTCATAGCGCCTAACTTTTAAGTCCATCGGGCGCAGGGGCCCTCCGGCAATTGTTAAGCAGCCTCACCTTAATAGAATCCCCATCCGTGCAAGGCTTTGCCGAAAAAAATACGCTCGCGAGGAACGAGCGAGGAAGATTTTTTTCGAGCAAACCAACGGGCAGGCTTGCTCGGGTGGGGATTGTTTAATTTTTTTGCTAACGAATCGCCGGGGGGTACGCAATCATTGAGCGTTTTA
This Olivibacter sp. SDN3 DNA region includes the following protein-coding sequences:
- a CDS encoding nucleotidyltransferase, with product MISLSDKKTQIDDILDKMAENLQLGDSRYDRMKQHYEAVKNWIEKDEKFFKPFAYEVYPHGSVRILTTVKPIGKDEFDLDIALHLKTSHISHTPQKIYIELKRRLMEHEKYKEILEAKNRCLRLKYHGDFHMDILPGIQEFDWDDDRLCIPDRSLGLWVSSNPRGYAKWFLDKANSVKTSLLEKALQAENIPADNFRYKKPLQRAVQLIKRYRDVYFQKDATYKTSSIILTTIAGQYYDGEDSIFDTVEGIVNRMSENIQYLPDRIKILNPVNQQEDFTDKWDKEPAFYEAFKNFLHHLYNEWQELKKEHGVLQEGQILKGLFGSDLFINAQRSQVEQLEDFRRQKAIGISRGSGNIVQVGTSSSTLIKNNTFYGY
- a CDS encoding DUF488 family protein, producing MNKYNIVHIEENSISYISDVDYLKQLKVADQKVIKDIKRIYGKKTNEELMRTTYISHPYYAINSLVAKRLLTEEQYNKVVKSRPTDNTTVLFTIGYEGLSLEEYINKLIKNNIKLLCDVRNNAASMKFGFSKSQLKNGCESVGIEYTHFPEVGIKSEFRQELNSQKDYDELFDEYKKSVIKETLSSQKKIFTLLQKYHRIALTCFEANICQCHRKPLAEAITHLEEWDYELKHI
- a CDS encoding reverse transcriptase/maturase family protein, whose translation is MRNPESVLNSLSKHSRISGYKFERLYRILFNVEMYYTAYQKIYAKAGNMTKGSNDTTIDGMSLQRIEKLIDTIRDETYQPNPSRRVYIAKKNGQKRPLGIPSFDDKLVQEVIRMILEAIFEKQFEYSSHGFRPQRSCHTALVQVKKTFSGAAWFIEGDIKGFFDNINHEVLLNILRERITDDRFIRLIRKFLNAGYIEDWVYHRTYSGTPQGGIISPILANIYLDKLDKYMKDYATRFDKGKRRQITKIAKNNVYRKSYLLGKLKLEKDENERVLLKKEIRMLEIKRLSIERCNEMDANYRRLKYVRYADDFIIGVIGSKDECKLIKEDIKNFLNEKLKLSLSDEKTLITHSKKPAIFLGYEITVQRSDLRMRDKNGFLKKAHNKRVMLRVSRSTILKKLLYYRRVQVKYHNGKEVWKPLHRGSLINNDDLEILTRYNSEVRGFYNYYSLVNNLKQINHFGYIMEYSLYRTFAAKYKSSVHKILNKYMHDKDFTVFYKNKKGKTLKRVFYNKGFKRNTEAIKDNKVDNHPDVYFTRSITSLIDRLKAEKCELCEANGQLEMHHIRKMKDVEGKQPWELVMMARRRKTLAVCHDCHRKIHNGE
- a CDS encoding DUF932 domain-containing protein, whose product is MGHNINYNGTTGEHSFFSVKEIPWHSLGTILQDYPTSEEAIKCAGLNYEVAKSPNMQVFPSGKERFSENSFFTYRTDNEEVLGEHVGKDYEVVQNAFAFEFFDSIVGAKNGILYETAGALGKGERIFITAKLPDFIRVGRDDLIDQYVFLTTAHDGTNSITAAFTPIRIVCNNSLNAALRTTERIVKIRHTVSAHEKLKKAHKLLGISRTVSCELQEIFNHWSKVRITDTNLKRLIQLALAPSKEALDKILGEKEEELSTQFNKKIDAVLAYAFNNPSQVDPTTNGTLYGCYNAVTDAPVLDVQ